The sequence GCCGGGCCGCTTCTTGATCTTGTTGCCGGCAGTTGAGGCGACACGCCAATCCGCGACCGCTGCGACCATCACGGCGACATCGACGGGAAGGGCGGCCGCCACCGCGTCGCGCATCTCTTCGGCGCGTTCGACCCGGATGACACGGACGCCGGCGGGGTCGGGAATCGTCACTGGCCCTGAAATGAGTGTGACTTCGGCTCCGAGCCGCGCAAGCGCCGCGGCGATCGCATGGCCCTGCTTGCCGGATGAACGGTTGGCGATATAACGCACCGGATCGATCGGCTCATGCGTTGGCCCGGAGGTGACGATCGCCCTTCGGCCGGCAAGCGGCCCCGCCGCTCCGCCGAGCATTCCTTCGATCGCCGCAACGATCTCCAGAGGCTCCGCCATCCGGCCTTCGCCCGCTTCGCCCCCTTCGGCCATCTCGCCCGCGGCCGGACCGATGAAAGGGATCCCATCGCCGGCTAAGATTGCACGATTGCGGCGAGTTGCCGGATGCATCCACATCTTGGGGTTCATGGCAGGGGCGAGGAGCACCGGCCGATCAGTCGCGAGCAGAATGGTCGAGGCAAGGTCATTTGCGTGACCATTGGCCAGCTTGGCCATCAGATCGGCGGTAGCCGGTGCCACAACGACGAGATCGCATTCCCGCGCAAGCCGGATATGGCCGACATCCTGTTCGTCCTCGCGCGAAAAAAGATCTGTAAACACATGGGAGGCGGAAAGGGCGCCGACGGCAAGCGGC is a genomic window of Sinorhizobium numidicum containing:
- the coaBC gene encoding bifunctional phosphopantothenoylcysteine decarboxylase/phosphopantothenate--cysteine ligase CoaBC, which encodes MTLSGKQILLIISGGIAAYKSLDLIRRLRERGAEVRPVMTAAAQQFVTPLAVGALSASHVFTDLFSREDEQDVGHIRLARECDLVVVAPATADLMAKLANGHANDLASTILLATDRPVLLAPAMNPKMWMHPATRRNRAILAGDGIPFIGPAAGEMAEGGEAGEGRMAEPLEIVAAIEGMLGGAAGPLAGRRAIVTSGPTHEPIDPVRYIANRSSGKQGHAIAAALARLGAEVTLISGPVTIPDPAGVRVIRVERAEEMRDAVAAALPVDVAVMVAAVADWRVASTAGNKIKKRPGEAPPPLQLAENPDILKTIGHHRSRPRLVIGFAAETENVAENGRAKLDRKGADYILANDVSPKTGVMGGDRNRVKLIGRDGAEDWPEMSKDEVAEKLAALIAVKLSA